A window of Balearica regulorum gibbericeps isolate bBalReg1 chromosome Z, bBalReg1.pri, whole genome shotgun sequence contains these coding sequences:
- the CCNH gene encoding cyclin-H: MYHSSTQCRHWTFRGEDELARCRADANRKFRSKVVASGKVQQTDPVLLEPHEELAICKYYEKRLLDFCAVFKPAMPRSVVGTACMYFKRFYLNNSVMEYHPRIIMLTCAFLACKVDEFNVSSAQFVGNLRESPVGQEKALEQILEYELLLIQQLNFHLIVHNPYRPFEGFLIDLKTRYPMLENPEVLRKTADDFLSRVALTDAYLLFTPSQIALTAILSSGSRAGINMESYLSESLMLKENRVSLAKLLDCMKCMKSLIKKYELPRPEEVAALKQKLEKCHSSELSLNANLKKRKGYEDDEYVTKKCKMDEEEWTDDDLVDSL; the protein is encoded by the exons ATGTACCACAGCAGCACGCAGTGTCGGCACTGGACCTTCCGCGGCGAGGATGAACTGGCGCGGTGCCGGGCCGACGCCAACCGCAAGTTCCGCAGCAAAGTGGTGGCGAGCGGGAAG GTCCAGCAGACTGACCCTGTGCTTTTGGAGCCCCACGAGGAGCTGGCGATATGCAAATACTACGAAAAGCGGCTGCTGGATTTCTGCGCCGTCTTCAAGCCCGCCATGCCGCGGTCCGTGGTG ggAACAGCTTGCATGTATTTCAAACGCTTTTACCTGAATAACTCGGTGATGGAGTACCATCCTCGGATAATAAT GCTAACATGTGCATTTTTGGCCTGTAAAGTAGATGAATTTAATGTGTCCAGTGCACAGTTTGTTGGTAACCTTCGAGAAAGCCCTGTTGGACAGGAAAAAGCTCTTGAACAAATACTGGAATATGAACTACTGCTTATTCAGCAACTCAACTTCCACCTTATCGTCCACAACCCGTACAGGCCATTTGAGGGATTTCTAATTGATTTGAAG acTCGCTATCCAATGCTGGAGAATCCTGAAGTTTTGAGGAAAACAGCTGATGACTTCCTCAGTCGAGTGGCTCTGACAGATGCGTATCTGCTCTTTACTCCCTCGCAGATAGCTCTCACTGCCATATTATCTAGTGGCTCAAGAGCAGGAATTAATATGGAAAg TTATTTATCAGAAAGTCttatgctgaaagaaaacagagtatcCTTAGCCAAGCTACTAGATTGCATGAAAT GCATGAAAAGTCTCATAAAGAAATACGAATTGCCAAGGCCTGAAGAGGTTGCTGCTCTAAAACAGAAGTTAGAGAAGTGTCACAGCTCGGAGCTTTCACTTAATGCAAACCT gaagaagaggaaaggatatgaagatgatgaatatgtcacaaagaaatgtaaaatggaTGAG GAGGAGTGGACTGACGATGATCTTGTGGACTCACTGTAA